One Candidatus Symbiobacter mobilis CR genomic window, CGAGGAAGGCATACAGCCCGCCGCCGACGAGACAGCACGCCGTTACGGCTGCGATGAGCCAGCGGTGGTCGAGAACGACGTCAAGCAGGTCCAGCAGGTGGATGCCGTCTTCGTCCTCCGCAGCCCATGTGACAGCCGCAGGTACCGGAGAGGCAGGGGAGACAGTGGGGAGTGGGGTGCGATCCATGGGACGGAGAAAAGGGAAAAACCAAGGAGACCTGGGCGCCGAGATGCCCTGGACGCTTGTAGCTCGATGCCTATGCCACAGCTACTGCAAAAGTCACTGCAAAAGCCAATCTGGAGCCTGTCAGAGTTTGTGAATCCGTTCGACCCAATCCGCAGCGCCTTGGACGATCGCCGCGTAGGCGCGCTCGAATTCTTCGAAAGACTTGCCATAGGGGTCTTCGACATCGAACCCGCCGTAGTGTCCGATGCGAAACACCTTGCCGCGCACGATGGGGAAACGCTGTTCGAGCCAGGGTCGCTGCGTTTCTTCCATAACCAGAATGAGATCGGCCTGCTGGCATAGCGGCAGCGTCACCTGCTGCGCGCGGTGTCCCCGCAAATCCAGCCCATGGGCTTGGGCGACCTCAATCGACAACGGATCGGCACCATACCCCACCATCGCGGACAACCCAGCCGAGGAGACGGAATGCCCGAGAAGTTGCCGTGCCAGCACCACTTGCGCCAGCGGACTGCGGCAGATGTTGCCGAGACAGAGGGTGAGAATCGACGTCATTGGCGCAGCGCGTCGGTGGCGTCGCGCGTCGTCGTGATCGCTTGCGCGCTAGGCAGCATCAGGCTGATGACGCGGTTCCAGCGTACCAGGGGAACGGGATCGACATACACCACATCCCGCGCGCGCAACTCGAAACCCTCGGCCAGCGCAAAAGCCGCCGCCCTACTCACGTCGAGGTGATAAATCTCCGGTTGCGCGGTGTTTGCGCTGCGGATGACGAAAACCTGACGCGGGTTCCCGGAAACCGGGCTGACCCCGCCCGATTCCGAAAGGGCCTCATTGAGCGTCAACCGGCCATTGCGCAAGGTCAGGGTGTTGGGGCGTAGCACTTCGCCAAGCACGTAGACCCTGGCTTCCGAACGGGGAGGAACGCGAACCAGGTCGCCAGGCGCCAGCAACACTTTTGCCGGGTTGACCCCGCTTTCCGTGAGCAGGGGAAGGCTGACCGTGGTCGTCTTGCCTTCGCGGGTGATTTCGATCGCAGATAGATCGGCCGATGCGGTAAATCCCCCGGCGCGCCCTACAGCCTCCGGCAGGGACATGGGCAGATCGTTGATCGCCAGCAGGCCGGGGGTGCGCACCTCACCATCGATGTAGACGCGACGACTGCGGTACGACAGCACACGCACAGTAACTTGGGGGTTCTTGACGAACTTGGTCAGCTTGCTTGCGAGCAGGTCGCGTACTTCGTATTCGGTGCGTCCCAGTAGGTCGATGGGGCCGATGTACGGGAATTGGATCTTCCCCTGCGGGCTAACGGTGTACCCCCCAGTGGTCGTGTTGGCTTCGGCAGACGTGCCTTGCGAGAGGGAGAGTTCCGGGTGATCCCAGACGGTGATGCCGAGGATGTCCCCGGCGCCGATGCGATAGGGCTGTGATTCTGCGAACAACTGCTCGACATCCGGCGCAACGGCCACCGGGCGCTGCGAGCGCTGTTGCCGAATCAGCTC contains:
- a CDS encoding low molecular weight protein-tyrosine-phosphatase, which produces MTSILTLCLGNICRSPLAQVVLARQLLGHSVSSAGLSAMVGYGADPLSIEVAQAHGLDLRGHRAQQVTLPLCQQADLILVMEETQRPWLEQRFPIVRGKVFRIGHYGGFDVEDPYGKSFEEFERAYAAIVQGAADWVERIHKL
- a CDS encoding polysaccharide biosynthesis/export family protein, which translates into the protein MSMWWFRRGVAILGLLGLCGGCAYAPGMFVGARVDRTEPPGGWFASRQSVAQQSAGNVVDGPSPGVSSAQAPQLALIPITPELIRQQRSQRPVAVAPDVEQLFAESQPYRIGAGDILGITVWDHPELSLSQGTSAEANTTTGGYTVSPQGKIQFPYIGPIDLLGRTEYEVRDLLASKLTKFVKNPQVTVRVLSYRSRRVYIDGEVRTPGLLAINDLPMSLPEAVGRAGGFTASADLSAIEITREGKTTTVSLPLLTESGVNPAKVLLAPGDLVRVPPRSEARVYVLGEVLRPNTLTLRNGRLTLNEALSESGGVSPVSGNPRQVFVIRSANTAQPEIYHLDVSRAAAFALAEGFELRARDVVYVDPVPLVRWNRVISLMLPSAQAITTTRDATDALRQ